The following nucleotide sequence is from Anguilla rostrata isolate EN2019 chromosome 3, ASM1855537v3, whole genome shotgun sequence.
AattctatttatatttatttctttagagATTTAGAAAAACTGGGCCTGAGTTCATATCATCCATCCAATCTGTATAAATCTGTAGGGTGTtgaatagtcactggctctcctgtagtactgtgtgggtCCTGTTGGGTGTTAAATAGTCACTgcctctcctgtagtactgtgtgggtCCTGTTGGGTGTTAAATATTCACTGCCTcgcctgtagtactgtgtgggcCCTGTGGGgtgttacagtttttctcaaatgtttacacactaaaactggaactatgcacacTATGGCGAAAACTTGAAGCTcatgtgtcaacaacaaagagtatttctgcaaaactctaagcacaattcctttgttttcactcaatagcaattctaaatcacatttttgcacaactctacacacaaaatctcataatttagcacaattttcaatacagtaaatgtgcattgtatcatacacaataacaacaacactcaaAGTGATAACAGTTCCCACAccttgctgtactgtactgaattagaattaggtttacctagcaaatgcactatttatatgatgacatttactgtattgtatcatggcaacgatctttatatttactgtaaaattgcagcctattttgggacccctcgaaaagaaaactaaaacttcaaaaaaggagaaaaaataagcaatttttacagaatgttatagcttgaatatgtaacatgacctcatgaggccaaaacatatatactgtgttttgatggttgtgtttttaaatttattgcaCCAGTGCaaaatcaatgctcaataagacctattcatatgaggcctgtgtgaatcattttgatggaaaaagtcagttttgagaagagagaacatggttttgaatgcatgaatgcattttacaaGAGATTTGTGTACttttggcaaaaggttaactgttgctgtgcttcgtgtgtagagttttgagaaattgagctatagtttcagaaaacgCGTTTAatcaattgagaaaaactgtaaatagtcactggctcacaGGTGAGTGTATTGGAGGTATGAACCCACTTTAATTGCAGTGCACCTGGTGTGTGGATGCCAGTGGCCCCACAGTAACTCAAGAGAAACATTAGGTGATTTCAAATTAGCgggttaaaatatttaaaaggtaTTTAAATCAACTTCCACTAACAACTacaggagaggaaaggggaaaCTCAGCCAGCTCAATGTGAGGATTTAAGAATAGAGGCCCGTGTGGACAGACTGCTACCCAGCGTAGGCATGACAAACGGCGAATAAACCGCCAAAACGCCAGACTGTTCCAAACCCAGAATAACGCCTGAAGAGCTCGTTCTGCAGAGTATATGATGCATGATAAGCACCACACTCCTGCCTCGGCCAAGACCGCTATAAGAGCGTTCAACTACATTACCGCTGTCACTACTGCAGCGCTGCAATAATTTCTCACCTTAAGATAAATATGCTGGCAGCTAAAACAAATACAGCCATtactcacagacccacagagagtTCCAGCATGAgggcagatgtttttttttctttatacaaACGTGAGATACCACATAAATATCCATAAAGGCTTTCCAACTGGTCAGACCCATTTAATTGATTTTCAGAAGCATTGATAACTACTGCCTCTGACTTGAAGTTACAGACAAAATCTCATATTAATTTCACAAGTTGATAGatttaaatttcttttaaaactcTATGCAATTATTCTTATATAACAGGCACTTACATCCAGAGCGATTCAGCTTACTTTCTTTTCATatgttcagttttaaaacatttctattaaaatatatatatatttatatatatatatatatatatatacaagcCAAaggtattaggccacctgtggtttaaaaaataaaataattttttttttaaacgttagGTGGAGAATATATCAGTTAAGAGGAGCCGTGTTCCTCTCAGGCTCGataaaggagaagaagaaaaaaaagtaatttttcagggatttttatttctttccagTACTGCGTAAgtccagggttagggttagggttagggttagggttagggttagggttagggttagggttagggttagggttagggttagggttagggttagggttagggttagggttagggttagggttagggttaggttaggttagggttagggttagggttagggttagggttagggttagggttagggttagggttagggttagggttagggttagggttagggttagggttagggttagggttagggttagggttagggttagggttagggttagggttagggttagggttagggttagggttagggttagggttagggttagggttagggttagggttagggttagggttagggttagggttagggttagggttagggttagggttagggttagggttagggttagggttagggttagggttagggttagggttagggttagggttagggttagggttagggttagggttagggttagggttagggttagggttagggttagggttagggttagggttagggttagggttagggttagggttagggttagggttagggttagggttagggttagggttagggttagggttagggttagggttagggttagggttagggttagggttagggttagggttagggttagggttagggttagggttagggtttgggttagggttagggttagggttagggttagggttagggttagggttagggttagggttagggttagggttagggttagggttagggttagggttagggttagggttagggttagggttagggttagggttagggttagggttagggttagggttagggttagggttagggttaggcacagggttagggttagggttagggttaggcacagggttagggttaggcacagggttagggttagggttagggttagggttagggttagggttagggttcttcTTGCTCATGAAGATTTACCGCCCATACTTCTATTGCGGCCGGTGTCACTTATGGAGTTCACTGTGCGATAATTATCTTAGAGTTTTCCACTTGTCGACAGACAGTATTTTACAGAGTTGGTTAGGACGTGTGTGCactgcgtgtgtggtgtgtgtcggGTTGTGTGCAGTTtcagtgtgtacgtgtgtgtagtgctgtgtgtgacagcgtgtgtggtgtgtgtgtgcgcgcacagtGGTGTGTgcgatgtatgtgtgtgcgcgtgtggagtgtgtgttgcgcacgcgtgtgtgtgtgtgccattgtgcgtgtgtgttgtgcgcgtgtgtgcagtgcgtgtacgcgtgtgcacgcgtgtgtgggtgtgtgtgcgcgcacgtgttcacggctgtgttcagcagcttgatgACAGGTTAGGATATGGGttggtttttgattttggatgaacGAAAAATCTCTAGGAGAATTAAAAGATttataatatatgcatatttttttcagggaaaatatttttttaaatgaaacatttagcaTTTGTATTGTCAAATTCATGATATAtactttgtttttaaacaattgcAAATGAGCGATTAGATTTTTACAGATATGCTTATGGCATCAATTATgctttagggctcaaattagggttcagctagggttagggttaggtctTTCCATGAACGATGatacgtgcatgtgtggttTAAATAGCTTTGACAGTTCACTGTGAGGTTATGTGGGGTGTAGTGGCTACCCATTATCAACACATGAATGGTGGATTTTGTAACACCTTTTTACCATTTGTGGAATTTTGGACAATCGGGTGGAGTTACATGTGAGCCAATCAGGTCCATGAGGGCCTATCcaaatctgtgtttttattggtttacaaaaaaaatccgAAACATTAAAAGAcattcactttaaaatgaaaaattacaaaagtAATGTACACAAAGAAACAGACTTTGACATGTCTAAAAGTTTTCCcatagcattaaaaaaactgcGGGGGTCTAGCCAGAGCCCTTCAAGATAAGTCCAAATGGTAACGTCACGCATGCTCTACTTTCtatccatccatacatccattatctattcccacttattcctggtcagggtcacgaggggtgctggagtctatcccagcatgcaaatgCCCGACACCCAACAGAACACAACGCCCAACACACAACAGAATACACACTGCCCaacacacaacagaacacaacgcccaacacacaacagaacacacactgcccaacacacaacagaacacagaagCTGGAACTGTGTTCAAATTCTTTATTAATTCCGTATTTGTTCCTGATTCGTTTCCTTGCAGACCTAAAGTGAGTTTAAAAAGAccagaaagggaaaaaagggaTGGCACACAAGGATGTCACATGACCAACCACCTGGGAGTGAGgagacaaaacagaaaaaaagaaaatgcactcCGTGTATTCAAACACAACCATAGACAcatgctcgctcacacacacacacacacagacagacagacatacactcacacacactcatgctcacacatgcatacgcaagcacacagaaacatacactcgcacatacacacatgaaaaaaaaatgtggaaattgaAAACTgcaactgtttgtgtgtgcgtgcctcaAGATAAATACAGAGCTTTTTctttgggagggggggcataAGTGCACTGAAGAAACTTCTACGAAGGTCACATGGAATTCACAtatctgaaaaacaataaacataccAGTCAGTGGCATCAAACTCCATTTCCCAGAAGGCTGGTTTTCCCAACctctacacacaaaaaaaaaaaaaaaaaaaaacatcattctCATCTGGCCCAAACCCATCACCCCCACATCACATATTGGTACCGCCACATTGATATGAGTGCTTtccaatttttccatttttgtcccAACACTCATAAATCTGGCAAATTATGTACAGGCATACACATGCACCACTAACTGACCACAGGGGCAACCAACAGTAAGCACTGGCCTCACTGATCTGTACAGGAAGTGTTCAGCCCCAATTAATGACAGGAAGTGTTTAGCCCCAATTAAAGACAGGAAGTGTTCAGCCCTGATTAAAGACAGGAAGTGTTCAGCCCTGATTAAAGACAGGAAGTGTTCAGCCCTGATTAAAGACAGGAAGTGTTCAGCCCTGATTACAGgaagtgtttgtgcgtgtgtgtgtgcgtgtgtgtacatgtgcaagtgcatgtgtgtgtgtttgtgcatgtgtttgtgcttgtatttgtctgtgtgtgcatgtgttcgtacatgtgcacgtgcgtgcgtgcgtgtgtcagCACTGCAGTGATCTCATGCTGTCTACTTGAGCCCCTTCAGCAAGTCAGTAATAAAGAGCAGTAATCAGCTGCATTGACTAAGAGTCATTAGCACCTTGATTAGGCCCAGAATAATGGATTGAGCTAATTAAGCTTAATTAATTACAGACCGTTGGTTCGTTCAAGGAGAACTTGAATGGAGAAGGAGCCAACCATTACACAGagactcacagcactgaaagcCCTGCATGTGATTAAGCAGCGCAGGGAGCTGCATGTGCAGGCTGTGTTTCTCCAGTGGCTGTGCTCTGACCTGGCCCCTGATCCAGGTCAGGAAATGCAGAACAGCGCTGGAGAACCAGACAGGGAAAActgcacagaccacacagtGTGCAAATCAACAAACcccacagcacactcacacacacacacaacacagcgcacacacacacaccagaaccatacagcgcacactcatacacacacgagAACCACAACacaacgcacatacacatgcaggattctgtgccaacttctgctcttaattatttaattagctcaatcaccTCGTGATCTGATACATGTaaaagcaccagctacagccacagactgcaggcGTGTCCTAAAGAGTTTAGTGTGCTCAAGTGAAGCCGTGCAGGTTGCAGAGCCGTCAGAAACCCAAAACCAGGGTGGAACAAAAACCCGCTCACAGAACAGCCCCCAGGACCGGAGCTGCGCAGCCCTCAGAACTGGCAGCAGCTCCAGGCACTCCAGGTCCTGTTCACCAGCAGTGCCCTTTGACCCAGAGCTTCCGCTGATTCTCTTACCACAGAAATAAAGAAGCACTAGAGTGACCGGTCTGCATACCTGATAACCACACGGGACAAATTAAGGCACCAAAAATAGCGAAGGAGAAAGGTTTAGCCCAAAATGTTCGCTCTGGTCTGACGCAGCACGTAGCTGAATATAAAGAAATGCTtctaaagcagtggtgtcaaactcgtgccatggagggccgtgtgtatgcaggttttcattccaaccaattaatgctgccttaattgagtccaattactcattcagccatatgcgtttaactgcattgaagcacagaatataagaatttttatttagacaatgcgggtcaccatagacgtcgggtcaccattgtgcacaaacctgcatccctaattcagcaaataatttaactaattatataatcaagatctgaggctggaatgaaaacctgcatacacacggccctccatggcacgagtttgacaccactgttctaAAGCGTCTGCGGAACTTCGTCACAGGAGCAGGTCTGAACTcaatttcccagcagcctcctcTGACCCACACGTGTGGAGTCACTGGGCCCTGGGGCCAGAATGCACCCCTCCCGTCCCCTCATATCGCCCTTGCAGAGGACAGGTACCAGTGCCCTATGCCCGCCCTGTACCCACCCTGTACCTGCCCTGCACAGGCAGCTGTCCTATTGTGCCCCATGCTCACATAAGCTAGGCCTGCTTCTCTCGGCTCAGCTGAAATAAAGCACAGCTTCAGCCTCTCACAGCTTCAGCTCTCATTCAGCTCCAGCATCTAACAGCTTCAGCTCTCATTCAGCTTCAGCCTCTCACAGCTTCAGCCTCTCACAGCTTCAGCTCTCATTCAGCTCCAGCCTCTCACAGCTTCAGCTCTCATTCAGCTTCAGCATCTCACAGCTTCAGCATCTCACAGCTTCAGCCTCTCACAGCTCCAGCCTCTCACAGCTTCAGCTCTCATTCAGCTTCAGCCTCTCACAGCTTCAGCTCTCATTCAGCTCCAGCATCTCACAGCTTCAGCCTCTCACAGCTTCAGCCTCTCACAGCTTCAGCTCTCATTCAGCTCCAGCCTCTCACAGCTTCAGCTCTCATTCAGCTCCAGCCTCTCACAGCTTCAGATCTCATTCAGCTCCAGCCTCTCACAGCTTCAGCTCTCATTCAGCTTCAGCCTCTCACAGCTTCAGCCTCTCATTCAGCTTCAGCCTCTCACAGCTTCATCCTCTCACAGCTTCAGCCACTCACCAGCGTATGCAcctgttttaaccctttaaccACCGCAGTACGTACTAATGGCAGCATGAATGTCTCTAAACAGACtgcatttctctctgtttcttatttttgtgcTTGTTCTCCTCATTTTTTAGTGCAGACAGATgtaaccctgccccccccccccatgccttaATCCCTCCCACATACCTTAATCCCACCCCCATGCCTGAATCCCTCATGTTTCAGAAGGAAAAGGATCCCACAGAAAAATTATTGACAGAAATCCTGACAGAACAAGAGCCAGGCGTATAAACAGACCCatctgtaaatgtgaaaaacaaaactcaacACAAGATTAAAGGGTCCAGCAATCTCCTCTCTGTAGATAAGCAGgagaaaaactacattttaattCTCATTAAAGCCGGCCCTTCATATCTACATGGCCATGTTGGGAGGGTCTATCAGTCTCAGGTCGGCCATGTTGGGAGGGTCTATCAGTCTCAGGGCGGCCATGTTGGGAAGGTCTATCAGTCTCAGGGCGGCCATGTTGGGAAGGTCGGTCAGCTACAGGGCTGCCATGGTGGGAAGGTCGGTCAGCTGCAGGGTTGCCATGTTGGGAGGGTCTGGCCGCAGTAGTAAGGGCAGAAGTTGATGTCCTGCACGTAGGGGGCGGGCTGGTAGTAGCAGGTGACGTTGGCGGCGTCGGGGATGGCGTTCTGCTCGGCGAGCACGCGCAGCGCCAGCGCGGAGATGAGGGCGAGGGTCTGGCGCCGCTCGTGGCCCATCAGGCACACGGTGCTCTGGTCCACCACGCGGCGCAGCAGCATCAGGTAGGCGTACCTGCGCGGCTCCTCGCCGGCGAAGTGGCTGCGCAGGTAGGCCTCCAGCGTGCGCCGCTGCGCGCCCACGTCGGGGAAGTCGATGAAGAAGCGCGAGCACATGTAGCGCTGCAGCGAGCGCAGCTCCCGCGCGTCCGCGGGCCGAAACCCGCGCGCCAGCAGGCTGCAGCACTTCAGCAGCCCGCCGCCGCGGATCTCCTCGGGCCGCCGCGTGGCGATCAGCCGGCCGCGCAGGTGCCCCAGCGCCGCCGCCAGGTCGCCATACACGCTCTCCACCGGCACCGCGGGGAGAGGGTCGGCCGGGGAGAGGCGGCCGCACCGCTCGTACGCCTCCAGCAGGGGGTCCAGCACGATCTGGAAGGAGTCCACGCTGAACTCAAACTGGCGGCGGAGCCGCTGCACGAACTTGAGCTCCACGTTGCGGCCGTGCCGGTTGCACAGCGAGATGAGGCTCCAGCAGTCGCCGTCGCTCGACACCTTCACCAGCTTCTCCACGTACGCCTCGCCCAGCGTGGCCGCTGACATCTTCTCCTTGTTCACGCCGCTGGGCAGGAAGTCCAGCAGGCAGCTGAGCACCACCTCCCGCACCAGCTGGAACCCCGCCTCCTGAGGGTGAAACCCCGCCTCCTGAGGGTGAAACCCCGCCTCCTGAGGGTGAAACCCCGCCTCCTGAGGGTGAAACCCCGCCTCCTGAGGGTAAAACCCCGCCTCCTGAGGGTGAAACTCCGCCTCCTGCGGCTGGAACCCTGCCTCCTGCGGGTGAAAC
It contains:
- the LOC135251889 gene encoding terminal nucleotidyltransferase 5C-like, producing the protein MAEAVGSGERERCGVLTWEQVSRLDQVLTEVVAVHGRGNFPTLWVCLKDVVRMVRARLQAGGVAVRDVRLNGSTASHVLLEDEGRSYKDLDLIFRVDLPQGAGFHHQEAGFQPQEAEFHPQEAEFHKQEVEFHPQEAGFHPQEAEFQKQEVEFHPQEAGFQPQEAEFHPQEAGFYPQEAGFHPQEAGFHPQEAGFHPQEAGFHPQEAGFQLVREVVLSCLLDFLPSGVNKEKMSAATLGEAYVEKLVKVSSDGDCWSLISLCNRHGRNVELKFVQRLRRQFEFSVDSFQIVLDPLLEAYERCGRLSPADPLPAVPVESVYGDLAAALGHLRGRLIATRRPEEIRGGGLLKCCSLLARGFRPADARELRSLQRYMCSRFFIDFPDVGAQRRTLEAYLRSHFAGEEPRRYAYLMLLRRVVDQSTVCLMGHERRQTLALISALALRVLAEQNAIPDAANVTCYYQPAPYVQDINFCPYYCGQTLPTWQPCS